From Pontibacter actiniarum, a single genomic window includes:
- a CDS encoding L,D-transpeptidase family protein, which yields MNPYTIKQTTLGLLAPILMFLLLSCSEGNTDTKSEGKSIKEVATGLFGGKKLPQASTDSMFVKNYISKEPEFEEHADLMYLFYGDRDYKLAWFRDNELVPEAQRFLGVIDSSSIEGLDPQKYKLVNFNELFKKYEQLDPQDSARLELQQQIDVALTASYFNYASDFYRGRVNPRNESNSVNWNVKKNKVKLHKALQTILKERESTYPYYEFEALHAGYTRLRDKLQEYRELEEKGGWPKVELGKQKLLQKGDTAAAVLTVRKRLNLNQRLNTSDKRLRVFDDKLEQQVKHFQMLHGLKEDGIVGGNTLATMNIPVSDRINQIMINMERWRWIPKRMVPKSLDQKYIWVNIPEYKLYVYEDPNDDLVAEREYKKVKEMRVIVGKTMNSTPIFSDKLEYVVMAPYWNVPNSIVEKEIKPHMLKNPGWLASQNMEVVTKEKNPRTVSPYSINWSGVTASNFSYRVRQKPGPDNSLGMIKFLFPNEYAVYLHDTPADALFSQNDRDFSHGCVRVEKPVDLAQYLLQDMPEWDEQRIRNTMRGGDETWVTLPKRVQVYLVYFTSWVDKDGQIHFREDIYGHDKKLAQEYFG from the coding sequence ATGAACCCTTATACTATAAAACAGACCACACTGGGGCTCCTGGCCCCGATTCTCATGTTCCTGCTACTCAGTTGCAGCGAAGGAAACACCGATACCAAGAGCGAAGGGAAGAGCATCAAAGAGGTAGCCACCGGCCTTTTCGGCGGGAAAAAGCTTCCGCAGGCCTCCACCGACAGCATGTTTGTCAAAAACTATATCAGCAAAGAGCCCGAGTTTGAGGAGCACGCCGACCTGATGTACCTTTTCTACGGCGACCGCGACTACAAACTGGCCTGGTTCCGCGATAACGAGCTGGTGCCGGAGGCCCAGCGGTTCCTGGGGGTAATCGACAGCTCTTCGATAGAAGGCCTTGACCCGCAAAAGTATAAACTGGTAAACTTCAACGAGCTGTTTAAGAAGTACGAGCAGCTGGACCCGCAGGACTCCGCGCGCTTGGAGCTGCAACAGCAGATAGACGTGGCGCTTACGGCCTCATACTTTAACTACGCCTCCGACTTTTACCGGGGCCGAGTAAACCCGCGCAACGAGAGCAACAGCGTGAACTGGAACGTGAAGAAGAACAAGGTGAAGCTGCACAAGGCCCTGCAGACCATCCTGAAAGAGCGCGAGAGCACGTACCCGTACTATGAGTTTGAGGCCCTGCACGCCGGGTATACGCGGCTTCGGGACAAGCTGCAGGAGTACCGGGAGCTGGAGGAGAAAGGCGGTTGGCCAAAGGTGGAGCTCGGCAAGCAGAAGCTCCTGCAGAAAGGCGACACGGCCGCAGCCGTACTTACCGTACGCAAACGCCTGAACCTGAACCAGCGCCTGAACACCTCTGACAAGAGGCTGCGCGTGTTTGATGACAAGCTGGAGCAGCAGGTAAAGCACTTCCAGATGCTGCACGGGCTGAAGGAAGACGGCATTGTGGGAGGCAACACGCTGGCTACCATGAATATCCCGGTGTCTGACCGCATCAACCAGATCATGATCAACATGGAGCGCTGGCGCTGGATTCCGAAACGGATGGTACCGAAAAGCCTGGACCAGAAATACATCTGGGTGAACATTCCGGAGTATAAACTCTATGTGTACGAAGACCCGAACGACGACCTGGTGGCAGAGCGCGAGTACAAAAAGGTAAAGGAAATGCGCGTTATTGTGGGCAAAACGATGAACTCGACCCCCATTTTCAGCGATAAGCTGGAGTATGTGGTTATGGCCCCGTACTGGAACGTCCCCAACAGTATCGTGGAGAAGGAAATAAAACCGCACATGCTGAAAAACCCGGGCTGGTTAGCCAGCCAGAACATGGAGGTGGTGACAAAGGAAAAGAACCCAAGAACCGTCTCGCCATACTCCATTAATTGGTCTGGTGTAACGGCCTCTAACTTTTCGTACCGCGTGCGCCAGAAGCCCGGCCCTGACAACTCGCTCGGCATGATCAAGTTCCTGTTCCCGAACGAGTACGCCGTGTACCTGCACGACACGCCGGCCGATGCCCTCTTTAGCCAGAACGACCGCGACTTCAGCCATGGCTGTGTGCGGGTAGAGAAACCTGTGGACCTGGCCCAGTACCTGCTGCAGGACATGCCGGAGTGGGACGAGCAGCGCATCAGGAATACCATGCGCGGGGGAGATGAGACCTGGGTTACCCTGCCCAAGCGCGTACAGGTGTACCTGGTGTACTTTACCAGCTGGGTCGATAAAGACGGACAGATTCACTTCCGGGAAGATATCTACGGGCACGACAAAAAGCTGGCCCAGGAGTATTTTGGATAA
- a CDS encoding M1 family metallopeptidase yields the protein MTTEQSALASASADVHSFAQPAEAVAQHLDLDIAVDFGQKVLSGTASYLIENKTGTDRIIFDTRNLQIENVYLGDSMEETTFELGDEKEFLGRPLHVKIKPDTKKVTIKYKTSPDAAALQWLNPQQTAGKKNPFLFTQSQAILARTWIPIQDSPGIRITYNAKVKVPKELLAVMSAENPIEKNDSGVYSFEMKQPIPSYLMALSVGDLVFEPIGTQTGIYAEPATIDAAAYEFAEMGKMLDAAEKIYGKYRWDRYDLLVLPPSFPFGGMENPRLTFVTPTVLAKDRSLTSLIAHELAHSWSGNLVTNATWDDFWLNEGFTVYFERRIMEELYGKDYADMLQVLGYQDLTNTLNDIGPGSEDTRLKLDLEGRDPDEGLTDIAYEKGNFFLRNIENAVGRERFDAFINKYFNTFAFQSTNTDKFLDFLRTELIQGDEELAKKIDIDGWVYSPGLPEGFQKPTSTRFAKVEEAFQSWKNGKPAAQLNTKDWSSHEWLHFIRMLPENMSQQQMAELDKAFNFTNSGNSEVLAAWFIHAIRNNYTTADKALETFLTNVGRRKFLVPIYKALIATPEGKKKALAIYAKARPNYHAVSTVTLDEMLK from the coding sequence ATGACAACTGAACAAAGTGCCCTGGCAAGCGCCTCCGCCGATGTGCACAGCTTTGCCCAGCCGGCAGAGGCCGTAGCCCAGCACCTGGACCTGGACATTGCCGTAGACTTCGGCCAGAAAGTGCTCAGCGGTACCGCCTCTTACCTCATCGAGAACAAAACCGGCACCGACCGCATCATCTTTGACACACGCAACCTGCAGATAGAGAACGTGTACCTGGGCGATAGTATGGAGGAAACCACCTTTGAGTTAGGAGATGAGAAGGAGTTCCTGGGCCGTCCGCTCCATGTTAAGATCAAGCCGGATACAAAGAAGGTCACCATCAAGTATAAAACTTCGCCGGATGCGGCCGCCCTGCAGTGGCTGAACCCGCAGCAGACAGCCGGTAAGAAAAACCCGTTCCTGTTCACGCAGTCGCAGGCCATACTTGCCCGCACCTGGATTCCGATTCAGGACAGCCCGGGCATTCGTATCACCTACAACGCCAAAGTAAAGGTGCCGAAAGAACTGCTGGCGGTGATGAGCGCTGAAAACCCGATCGAGAAGAACGATAGCGGCGTGTACAGCTTCGAGATGAAGCAGCCGATCCCTTCCTACCTGATGGCCCTGTCGGTGGGCGACCTGGTGTTTGAGCCCATTGGTACGCAAACAGGCATTTACGCGGAGCCTGCCACAATAGACGCCGCCGCCTACGAGTTTGCCGAGATGGGCAAGATGCTGGATGCCGCCGAGAAAATCTACGGCAAGTACAGATGGGACCGCTACGACCTGCTGGTGCTGCCGCCGTCCTTCCCCTTCGGAGGTATGGAAAACCCGCGCCTGACTTTTGTGACGCCTACCGTGCTGGCCAAAGACCGCTCGCTTACCAGCCTGATTGCGCATGAGCTGGCCCACAGCTGGAGCGGAAACCTGGTTACCAACGCTACCTGGGACGACTTCTGGCTGAACGAGGGCTTTACCGTATACTTTGAGCGCCGCATTATGGAAGAGCTCTACGGGAAAGACTACGCCGATATGCTGCAGGTGCTGGGGTACCAGGACCTGACCAACACCCTCAACGACATTGGCCCGGGCAGTGAAGATACGCGCCTGAAGCTAGACCTGGAAGGGCGCGACCCGGACGAAGGGCTGACCGATATCGCCTATGAGAAGGGCAACTTCTTCCTGCGTAACATTGAGAATGCCGTAGGCCGTGAGCGCTTTGATGCTTTCATCAACAAGTACTTTAACACCTTCGCCTTCCAAAGCACCAATACCGACAAGTTCCTGGACTTCCTGCGCACAGAGCTGATTCAGGGGGATGAGGAGCTGGCGAAGAAGATAGACATCGACGGCTGGGTGTACTCCCCAGGCCTGCCGGAAGGCTTCCAGAAGCCAACGAGCACACGCTTCGCAAAAGTGGAGGAAGCGTTCCAGAGCTGGAAAAACGGCAAGCCGGCGGCACAGCTGAACACCAAAGACTGGTCGAGCCATGAGTGGCTGCACTTTATCCGGATGCTGCCAGAGAACATGAGCCAGCAGCAGATGGCCGAGCTGGACAAGGCCTTTAACTTCACCAACTCCGGTAACTCAGAGGTGTTGGCGGCCTGGTTTATACATGCCATCCGCAACAACTACACCACGGCAGACAAAGCCCTGGAAACCTTCCTGACCAACGTAGGCCGCCGCAAGTTCCTGGTGCCTATCTACAAGGCGCTGATCGCCACACCGGAAGGCAAGAAAAAAGCCCTGGCCATTTATGCCAAGGCACGGCCTAACTACCACGCCGTGTCTACCGTTACGCTGGATGAGATGCTGAAATAG
- a CDS encoding ferritin-like domain-containing protein, protein MKLNNLKDLLIHELKDIYNAEQQITKALPKMMDACSSDNLRKAFQEHLQVTENQIKRLEKVFDSMGEKATGEKCKAMEGIIREAEMMMSERAEASVMDAALIACAQRVEHYEIAAYGTVCTYAKQLNMNDALEQLSQTLEEEKATDKRLTKIAEEAINQKAQR, encoded by the coding sequence ATGAAACTAAACAATTTAAAGGATCTACTGATCCACGAGTTAAAGGACATTTACAACGCAGAGCAGCAAATCACCAAAGCGCTTCCGAAGATGATGGACGCCTGCTCTTCAGATAACCTCAGAAAGGCTTTTCAGGAGCACCTGCAGGTAACGGAGAACCAGATCAAACGCCTGGAGAAAGTGTTCGATTCGATGGGAGAGAAGGCGACAGGAGAAAAGTGCAAAGCCATGGAGGGCATTATCCGTGAGGCCGAAATGATGATGAGCGAGCGCGCTGAAGCCAGTGTGATGGACGCCGCCCTGATTGCCTGCGCCCAGCGCGTGGAGCACTATGAGATCGCTGCGTACGGCACCGTGTGCACCTATGCCAAGCAACTGAACATGAACGATGCGCTGGAGCAGCTGAGCCAGACGCTGGAGGAGGAGAAAGCCACTGACAAGCGCCTGACCAAAATTGCCGAAGAGGCCATCAACCAGAAAGCACAACGCTAG
- a CDS encoding cyanophycinase has translation MDTPKGKLIAVGGNEDKGSYPNPRSKKKYYLDFFELGILKRFLKEIPVKNPHIEVVTTASMIPEEVGERYTSAFGILGVDNVQLMHIREEEDAHNPEYIERVKKCDGIMFSGGDQSRITRMFLNTEILEVLKHRYLHEDFIIAGTSAGAMAMSREMIKGGSATESLLRGAVKMGQGLHLINGVVIDTHFVIRGRFGRLMEAVVTHPKTVGIGLGEDTGVLITKGHMIETIGSNLVVIVDGHEVKYTNIKEVEKGRPVAIDHMVMHVLAKGNLFDMNTRTFYQSEEAYRHAQLEAAEKPLINH, from the coding sequence GTGGATACACCAAAAGGAAAACTAATAGCCGTAGGCGGAAACGAAGATAAAGGCAGCTACCCCAACCCCCGTTCCAAAAAGAAGTACTACCTCGATTTCTTTGAGCTGGGCATCCTGAAGCGCTTCCTGAAGGAGATACCTGTTAAAAATCCTCATATCGAAGTGGTGACCACTGCCTCGATGATTCCGGAGGAGGTGGGCGAGCGTTACACCAGCGCCTTCGGCATCCTGGGGGTAGATAATGTGCAGCTGATGCATATCCGCGAGGAGGAGGATGCGCACAACCCGGAATACATTGAGCGGGTGAAGAAGTGCGACGGCATCATGTTCAGCGGCGGCGACCAGTCCCGGATAACGCGCATGTTCCTGAACACTGAGATACTGGAAGTGCTCAAGCACCGCTACCTGCACGAGGACTTTATTATAGCGGGTACCAGCGCGGGCGCCATGGCCATGTCCAGGGAAATGATCAAAGGCGGGAGCGCGACGGAGTCGCTGCTGCGCGGGGCGGTTAAAATGGGGCAAGGCCTGCACCTGATAAACGGTGTGGTGATAGACACGCACTTTGTTATCCGGGGGCGTTTCGGCAGGCTTATGGAAGCCGTGGTGACGCACCCTAAAACAGTGGGTATCGGCTTAGGCGAAGACACCGGCGTGCTGATCACCAAGGGGCACATGATCGAAACCATCGGCTCTAACCTGGTGGTGATCGTGGACGGGCATGAGGTAAAGTATACCAACATCAAAGAGGTGGAGAAAGGCCGCCCTGTCGCCATCGACCACATGGTAATGCACGTGCTGGCCAAGGGCAACCTTTTCGACATGAACACGCGCACGTTTTACCAAAGCGAAGAAGCCTACCGGCATGCCCAGCTGGAGGCAGCCGAGAAGCCGCTCATCAACCACTGA
- a CDS encoding isoaspartyl peptidase/L-asparaginase family protein, whose product MNNIAIAIHGGAGTITQATLSEEQDQAYRAALREAVEAGYALLAQGATAVEAVELAVVHLEDTPLFNAGKGSVFTKEGKHEMDAAIMCGKDLQAGAVAGVHRIKNPVRLAKTIMQHSDHVMLSGYGAEDFALLHQLEFAPENYFFDKYRYEQWSEVRDTNIFMLDHTEQRDEKFGTVGAVAVDSNGDVAAATSTGGMTNKSYNRIGDTPIIGSGTYANNRTCAISCTGHGEYFMRAVVAYDVSCLMEYKGYSLEKACEEVVMRKLVDFGGEGGLIAVNAAGEVAMPFNSEGMYRASKSQDQETFVAIYKES is encoded by the coding sequence ATGAACAACATCGCCATAGCCATACACGGAGGAGCCGGCACCATTACCCAGGCCACCCTCTCCGAAGAACAGGACCAGGCATACAGAGCAGCCTTGAGAGAAGCCGTAGAGGCAGGTTACGCGCTGCTGGCGCAGGGAGCCACGGCTGTTGAGGCCGTGGAGCTGGCCGTGGTGCACCTCGAGGACACGCCGCTTTTTAACGCCGGCAAGGGCTCCGTCTTCACCAAAGAGGGGAAACATGAGATGGATGCAGCCATCATGTGCGGCAAGGATTTGCAGGCAGGGGCTGTGGCCGGCGTGCACCGCATCAAAAACCCCGTTAGGCTTGCCAAAACCATTATGCAGCACTCAGACCACGTGATGCTGAGTGGCTACGGCGCCGAAGACTTTGCCCTGCTGCACCAGCTGGAGTTTGCGCCGGAGAACTACTTCTTCGACAAGTACCGGTATGAGCAGTGGAGCGAGGTGCGCGACACCAACATCTTCATGCTGGACCACACCGAGCAGCGCGACGAGAAGTTTGGCACCGTAGGGGCCGTGGCGGTAGACAGCAACGGGGATGTCGCGGCGGCAACGTCCACGGGGGGCATGACCAACAAGAGCTACAACCGCATCGGCGATACCCCTATTATAGGCTCCGGCACCTATGCCAACAACCGCACCTGCGCTATTTCCTGCACCGGGCACGGGGAGTACTTTATGCGCGCCGTGGTGGCCTACGACGTTTCCTGCCTCATGGAGTACAAGGGCTACAGTCTTGAGAAAGCGTGCGAAGAAGTGGTAATGCGGAAACTGGTGGATTTTGGCGGGGAGGGTGGCCTTATCGCGGTAAACGCAGCAGGGGAGGTCGCCATGCCCTTCAACTCCGAGGGAATGTACCGTGCCTCCAAGTCACAGGACCAGGAGACGTTTGTGGCGATTTACAAGGAAAGCTAG
- a CDS encoding DUF3127 domain-containing protein, whose product MSFDIQGKLYEAFEEQQISDKFKKREFVLEIPDGSYTQYVKFQLTQDKCSLLDSFKNGDEVKVTFNLTGKPFTKNGQTMYFTNLQAWRMEPAANDFGGAPAGASAPQQDAPSFYSSDADNDLPF is encoded by the coding sequence ATGTCTTTTGATATCCAAGGTAAGCTGTACGAGGCCTTCGAAGAGCAGCAGATCAGTGACAAATTCAAAAAGCGCGAGTTTGTGCTGGAGATTCCCGATGGCTCTTACACGCAGTATGTGAAGTTTCAGCTGACGCAGGATAAGTGCAGCCTGCTGGACTCCTTCAAGAACGGCGACGAAGTGAAAGTTACATTCAACCTGACGGGTAAGCCATTTACTAAAAACGGCCAGACAATGTACTTCACCAACCTGCAAGCCTGGAGAATGGAGCCTGCCGCAAACGATTTCGGTGGTGCCCCGGCCGGAGCCTCTGCTCCACAGCAGGATGCGCCTTCGTTCTACAGCAGCGACGCTGACAACGACCTGCCATTCTAA
- a CDS encoding helix-turn-helix domain-containing protein: MDELQRLILNGENDTVDFKQRVTKPDKIARTLVSFANTRGGVILIGVKDNGYICGIDPEEEKHTLQLAADFYCDPPVQVRYEEVEQDDRTVLKVIVAESDHKPHFAKLKENDWRGYVRVKDTSVQTSKMVNKVLEQEASQFEQKPLDRHELAVLEYLRLHPRVTLREFMKMANLSERRAYRIMVKLVIHGYLLLHDKEKEDFYTLA; encoded by the coding sequence ATGGACGAACTACAGCGCCTCATCCTGAATGGGGAAAACGACACAGTTGATTTTAAGCAGCGCGTGACCAAGCCCGACAAAATAGCCCGCACGCTGGTTTCTTTTGCCAACACGCGCGGAGGAGTGATCCTTATCGGCGTGAAGGACAACGGCTATATCTGCGGCATAGACCCGGAGGAGGAAAAGCACACGCTGCAACTGGCCGCCGACTTCTACTGCGACCCGCCGGTGCAGGTGCGCTATGAGGAGGTGGAGCAGGACGACCGGACGGTGCTGAAGGTGATTGTGGCGGAGAGTGACCACAAGCCGCACTTCGCCAAACTGAAGGAGAACGATTGGCGCGGCTACGTGCGCGTGAAGGACACCAGCGTGCAGACGAGCAAAATGGTGAACAAGGTGCTGGAGCAGGAGGCGAGTCAGTTTGAGCAAAAGCCGCTGGACCGGCATGAACTGGCTGTGCTGGAGTACCTGCGGCTGCACCCGCGCGTAACGCTTCGTGAGTTCATGAAAATGGCCAACCTGTCGGAGCGGCGCGCCTACCGGATCATGGTAAAGCTGGTCATCCATGGGTACCTCCTGCTGCACGACAAGGAGAAAGAGGATTTCTATACTTTAGCCTGA
- a CDS encoding toxin-antitoxin system YwqK family antitoxin encodes MNMSYPILTKRPHRLLCLALLLLLPAACAVAQQQESSLPRKETKRVFLFFRINKFDEEGRYHGRWKVYFGDDGQVIRNGRFRHGVEVGKWKYYYTDGTRSMKEKYNRHDNTIKVKKYHENGKLARVGQARIIRTPAETRYFWFGEWQVYDQQGQYSHTETYQSGKLISRSGSASAKR; translated from the coding sequence ATGAACATGAGCTACCCCATACTTACGAAACGACCGCATCGCCTCCTCTGCCTTGCGCTGTTACTGTTGCTTCCGGCTGCGTGCGCTGTGGCGCAGCAGCAGGAGAGTAGCCTGCCCAGGAAAGAAACGAAGCGTGTATTCCTGTTTTTCAGGATAAACAAGTTTGATGAAGAAGGCAGGTACCACGGCCGCTGGAAAGTATACTTTGGCGACGACGGTCAGGTGATCCGCAACGGGCGCTTCCGGCATGGCGTGGAGGTTGGCAAGTGGAAGTACTACTACACCGACGGCACGCGCTCTATGAAAGAGAAATACAACCGGCACGACAACACGATAAAGGTAAAGAAGTACCATGAAAACGGGAAGCTGGCACGCGTGGGGCAAGCCCGCATCATTCGGACGCCAGCCGAGACGCGCTACTTCTGGTTTGGGGAATGGCAGGTGTACGACCAGCAGGGGCAGTACTCCCACACGGAGACCTACCAAAGCGGCAAACTTATCAGCAGGTCAGGCAGCGCCAGCGCAAAGCGGTAG
- a CDS encoding PhoH family protein — translation MPKASQEPKAVSAATQSTRKKAGTATKPTKPAKPKEKTPQNGTGKKVFVLDTSVILYDHSAIQNFQEHDVAIPITVLEELDNFKKGNDIKNFEAREFIRIIDKLSAEHRLQEWLPLNGKNKGYFKVLMNYETTEVNAINIFGDKNDHRILNSALKLQQERPDCKVVLVSKDINLRLKARALNITSEDYETGKIQDVAGLYTGNDTIEDVPATAINELYENNVCEPGKVLQQPPQDNHFFILKSFKNSVLAFYNAAEQQLERVDKLSAYGVKPRNAEQAFALHALLNPQIKLISIQGVAGTGKTLLALAGALEQRREYKQIYLARPVVPLSNKDIGYLPGDIKSKLNPYMEPLWDNLKYIQNQFAESSKEFQKLRDMVELEKLMITPLAYIRGRSLSNIIFIVDEAQNLTPHEVKTIISRAGENTKIIFTGDIYQIDTPYLDSQSNGLSYLIDRAKNHPLYAHITLLKGERSELANLANELL, via the coding sequence ATGCCTAAAGCTTCCCAAGAACCCAAGGCTGTATCTGCCGCAACCCAAAGCACCCGCAAAAAAGCCGGCACCGCGACCAAGCCTACCAAACCAGCCAAGCCAAAAGAGAAGACGCCCCAAAACGGAACGGGAAAGAAAGTCTTTGTGCTGGACACCTCCGTGATCCTCTATGACCACAGTGCGATCCAGAATTTCCAGGAACACGATGTGGCCATCCCCATCACGGTGCTGGAGGAGCTCGACAACTTTAAAAAGGGCAACGACATCAAGAACTTCGAGGCCCGCGAGTTTATCCGCATCATAGATAAGCTCTCGGCTGAGCACCGGCTGCAGGAGTGGCTGCCGCTGAACGGTAAGAACAAGGGCTACTTCAAGGTTTTGATGAACTATGAAACGACCGAGGTGAACGCCATCAACATCTTCGGAGACAAGAACGACCACCGCATCCTGAACTCAGCACTCAAGCTTCAACAGGAAAGGCCGGATTGCAAAGTGGTGCTGGTCTCCAAGGACATTAACCTCCGCCTGAAAGCCCGTGCCCTCAATATTACTTCCGAAGATTATGAAACAGGCAAGATACAGGACGTCGCAGGGCTTTACACCGGCAACGACACCATTGAGGACGTGCCGGCCACAGCCATAAACGAGCTGTACGAAAACAATGTATGCGAACCGGGTAAAGTGCTGCAGCAACCGCCGCAGGACAATCACTTTTTCATCCTGAAGAGCTTCAAGAATTCGGTGCTGGCTTTCTACAACGCTGCCGAGCAACAGCTGGAGCGGGTAGACAAGCTCTCGGCTTACGGGGTGAAGCCGCGCAACGCAGAGCAGGCCTTCGCGCTGCACGCGCTCCTTAACCCGCAGATCAAGCTGATCAGCATACAGGGGGTGGCCGGCACAGGAAAGACCCTGCTGGCCCTGGCCGGGGCGCTGGAGCAGCGGCGGGAGTACAAGCAGATTTACCTGGCGCGCCCCGTCGTGCCGCTCAGCAACAAAGACATCGGCTACCTACCCGGCGATATCAAATCGAAGCTGAACCCTTACATGGAGCCGCTCTGGGATAACCTGAAGTACATCCAGAACCAGTTTGCCGAGTCCAGCAAGGAGTTTCAGAAGCTGCGCGATATGGTAGAGCTGGAAAAGCTGATGATCACGCCGCTGGCCTACATTCGGGGGCGGAGCCTGTCGAACATCATCTTTATTGTGGATGAGGCCCAGAACCTGACCCCGCATGAGGTGAAAACCATTATCTCCAGGGCCGGCGAAAACACCAAGATCATCTTTACCGGCGATATTTACCAGATCGACACGCCTTACCTGGACTCGCAGAGCAACGGCCTCTCCTACCTGATTGACAGGGCAAAGAACCACCCGCTCTACGCGCACATTACACTGCTGAAGGGCGAGCGTTCCGAACTGGCCAACCTAGCCAACGAGCTGCTTTAG
- a CDS encoding SRPBCC family protein, with protein MKLFTLSLLSLLLLLAAAIGFPYLLPTQISVQQSIYLQEPPEEVYPYLNNPTQWEHWSVLSKRHDPSIIHLYGGPLEGKGSRLQWSGDRAGNGYIHFTESISPSTITYLQTEKENPAGLQGAFYLNPAAEGTKVTWRQQVGLADTPLARLQGALRKYKMQQEQEQGLLGLKALLESKSKKRASLCPPLPTRTRPHPLQQVWPCSCRASVKNAPPKAARWLGWPVRNARPSAV; from the coding sequence ATGAAGCTGTTCACACTATCACTGTTGTCGCTGCTGCTCCTGCTGGCGGCTGCCATTGGTTTCCCATACCTGCTGCCCACCCAGATAAGCGTTCAGCAATCGATTTACCTGCAAGAGCCCCCAGAGGAAGTTTACCCTTACCTGAACAACCCTACCCAGTGGGAGCACTGGAGCGTGCTGAGCAAGCGCCATGACCCGAGCATTATCCACCTGTACGGCGGGCCGCTGGAAGGCAAGGGCTCGCGCCTGCAGTGGAGCGGCGACAGAGCAGGAAACGGCTATATCCACTTCACGGAAAGCATTAGCCCCAGCACCATCACCTACCTCCAAACCGAAAAAGAGAACCCCGCGGGTTTGCAAGGCGCCTTTTACCTCAACCCAGCCGCTGAAGGCACGAAGGTGACCTGGCGGCAGCAGGTAGGGCTGGCCGACACGCCCCTGGCGAGATTGCAGGGCGCGCTGCGCAAGTATAAAATGCAACAGGAGCAGGAGCAGGGGCTGCTGGGGCTCAAAGCGTTGCTGGAGAGCAAAAGCAAAAAAAGGGCATCCCTCTGCCCCCCCCTCCCTACACGAACAAGGCCACACCCGCTGCAGCAGGTGTGGCCTTGTTCGTGTAGGGCATCTGTAAAAAACGCACCTCCTAAAGCAGCTCGTTGGCTAGGTTGGCCAGTTCGGAACGCTCGCCCTTCAGCAGTGTAA
- a CDS encoding YkvA family protein, which produces MLNDWIQRGIKFSQNPLFKKLTGKAGALLSKPMKLGLLLTTAYGKLVNVDSKESGFQQLKNLMQTFIRLVRAYIRGDYRDVSKKSLVLGVAVLLYLVTPLDIIPDFIPAFGLLDDISLMAWFVDAFSKELAKFREWEAHTSFDHIGSL; this is translated from the coding sequence ATGCTGAACGACTGGATACAGAGAGGAATAAAGTTCTCGCAGAATCCTTTATTCAAAAAGCTTACGGGTAAGGCTGGGGCGCTCCTTTCTAAGCCCATGAAACTGGGCCTGCTGCTCACGACTGCCTATGGCAAACTGGTAAACGTAGACAGCAAAGAAAGCGGGTTTCAGCAGCTCAAAAACCTGATGCAAACCTTTATCCGGCTGGTGCGCGCCTACATTCGTGGCGACTACCGCGATGTCTCCAAGAAATCGCTGGTGCTGGGGGTGGCTGTGCTACTGTACCTGGTAACGCCGCTGGACATTATCCCTGACTTTATACCGGCCTTTGGTTTGCTGGACGATATCAGCCTGATGGCCTGGTTTGTGGATGCTTTCAGTAAGGAGCTTGCCAAGTTCAGGGAGTGGGAGGCGCATACAAGCTTCGACCATATCGGTAGCCTCTAA